In the genome of Penaeus vannamei isolate JL-2024 chromosome 26, ASM4276789v1, whole genome shotgun sequence, one region contains:
- the Nup37 gene encoding nucleoporin Nup37 isoform X2, translating into MEVNIAPALSVNTRTQVLALEFSPYEWSRGLLAVALPTSVAVYSIKFKEEGDGTSEECGQVWEWHVSSQPVCLAWSPNATLRAAPRCLQVTLGSTDHKVTQLTSDLGDSHTAQDILSHTDFVNSVTYNGDSGNFVASVGDDLTARVWDSSLQSQVAKFLLTSPGMVVRFHPEDPDLLLVAEKVGVLRVYSVAGGCSTLSVRCPGPLLSADWSIPDPSLLVAAGAKGLTVWNLASQQPRSEHVEVGGGEKVLNVAVCRSVTGLVATHAAPHTVRVTHLHSNKVPIAAHLKVVGGISWHQNLPYLAVGSDRRILFWKIDNV; encoded by the exons ATGGAAGTGAACATTGCCCCAGCACTGAGTGTGAACACACGAACTCAGGTTTTAGCTCTTGAATTCTCTCCATATGAATGGTCGAGGGGTTTGCTGGCTGTTGCTCTTCCCACGTCTGTGGCAGTTTATTCCATTAAGTTCAAG gaggagggagatggtacTAGTGAAGAGTGTGGACAAGTATGGGAGTGGCATGTTTCCAGCCAGCCAGTTTGTCTTGCATGGAGTCCGAATGCCACACTAAGAGCTGCTCCTCGATGCTTGCAAGTGACTTTGGGGTCAACAGATCATAAGGTTACTCAGCTCACATCTGATCTTGGTGATTCCCACACAGCTCAG gaTATATTAAGTCACACTGATTTTGTAAACAGTGTTACATATAATGGAGACAGCGGTAACTTTGTGGCTTCTGTTGGTGATGATCTCACAGCCCGAGTATGGGACAGCAGTTTACAGTCCCAGGTTGCTAAATTCCTTCTGACATCACcag GAATGGTGGTGAGGTTCCACCCAGAAGATCCTGATCTACTACTAGTAGCTGAAAAGGTTGGAGTTCTGCGAGTATATTCAGTAGCCGGCGGATGTTCCACATTGTCTGTTCGATGCCCTGGCCCTCTCTTATCGGCTGACTGGTCAATCCCAGATCCTTCTCTACTTGTGGCAGCTGGAGCAAAGGGCCTCACAGTGTGGAATCTTGCATCTCAACA GCCCCGCAGTGAGCATGTAGaagtaggaggtggagagaaagtcTTAAATGTGGCAGTATGTAGGTCTGTAACAGGTTTGGTGGCTACACATGCTGCACCACACACTGTTAGGGTGACTCATCTGCACTCCAACAAAGTTCCAATTGCAGCTCATCTCAAG gTTGTTGGAGGCATTAGTTGGCACCAGAATTTACCATACCTGGCAGTTGGATCTGATCGCAGGATCCTTTTCTGGAAAATTGATAATGTTTAG
- the Nup37 gene encoding nucleoporin Nup37 isoform X1, which produces MTSAPRPRRSPWRYRRCCVAASERPWSPGLVSEISPKAMEVNIAPALSVNTRTQVLALEFSPYEWSRGLLAVALPTSVAVYSIKFKEEGDGTSEECGQVWEWHVSSQPVCLAWSPNATLRAAPRCLQVTLGSTDHKVTQLTSDLGDSHTAQDILSHTDFVNSVTYNGDSGNFVASVGDDLTARVWDSSLQSQVAKFLLTSPGMVVRFHPEDPDLLLVAEKVGVLRVYSVAGGCSTLSVRCPGPLLSADWSIPDPSLLVAAGAKGLTVWNLASQQPRSEHVEVGGGEKVLNVAVCRSVTGLVATHAAPHTVRVTHLHSNKVPIAAHLKVVGGISWHQNLPYLAVGSDRRILFWKIDNV; this is translated from the exons ATTTCTCCGAAAGCGATGGAAGTGAACATTGCCCCAGCACTGAGTGTGAACACACGAACTCAGGTTTTAGCTCTTGAATTCTCTCCATATGAATGGTCGAGGGGTTTGCTGGCTGTTGCTCTTCCCACGTCTGTGGCAGTTTATTCCATTAAGTTCAAG gaggagggagatggtacTAGTGAAGAGTGTGGACAAGTATGGGAGTGGCATGTTTCCAGCCAGCCAGTTTGTCTTGCATGGAGTCCGAATGCCACACTAAGAGCTGCTCCTCGATGCTTGCAAGTGACTTTGGGGTCAACAGATCATAAGGTTACTCAGCTCACATCTGATCTTGGTGATTCCCACACAGCTCAG gaTATATTAAGTCACACTGATTTTGTAAACAGTGTTACATATAATGGAGACAGCGGTAACTTTGTGGCTTCTGTTGGTGATGATCTCACAGCCCGAGTATGGGACAGCAGTTTACAGTCCCAGGTTGCTAAATTCCTTCTGACATCACcag GAATGGTGGTGAGGTTCCACCCAGAAGATCCTGATCTACTACTAGTAGCTGAAAAGGTTGGAGTTCTGCGAGTATATTCAGTAGCCGGCGGATGTTCCACATTGTCTGTTCGATGCCCTGGCCCTCTCTTATCGGCTGACTGGTCAATCCCAGATCCTTCTCTACTTGTGGCAGCTGGAGCAAAGGGCCTCACAGTGTGGAATCTTGCATCTCAACA GCCCCGCAGTGAGCATGTAGaagtaggaggtggagagaaagtcTTAAATGTGGCAGTATGTAGGTCTGTAACAGGTTTGGTGGCTACACATGCTGCACCACACACTGTTAGGGTGACTCATCTGCACTCCAACAAAGTTCCAATTGCAGCTCATCTCAAG gTTGTTGGAGGCATTAGTTGGCACCAGAATTTACCATACCTGGCAGTTGGATCTGATCGCAGGATCCTTTTCTGGAAAATTGATAATGTTTAG